A window of the bacterium genome harbors these coding sequences:
- a CDS encoding dihydroorotate dehydrogenase gives MELSVKIGNITLKNPVIPASGTFGIEYEDIVPIDKLGAIITKGITLKPKEGNKPPRIFETRFGLLNSIGLENPGIDVFLKETLPRLKRYNIPIIANIAGESIEEYEELAKILNKEVSGLEVNISCPNVAKGGIEFGQEPDVVFSLVSKIRKATNLTIIVKLTPNVSFIKPIAKACEDSGADAISLINTIKGLAIDVEKQKPVIFGGLSGPCIKPVALRMVWEAYNSVSIPIIGIGGISNTGDAIEFFLAGASCIQIGTANFIDPLSCIKIIDGIRDYMIEKKIPNMDFFKKRRDEF, from the coding sequence ATAGAGCTATCTGTTAAGATAGGGAATATTACCCTAAAAAACCCTGTTATCCCTGCATCAGGGACATTTGGAATAGAATACGAAGATATAGTCCCCATTGATAAACTTGGTGCAATAATTACAAAGGGAATAACCCTGAAGCCAAAAGAGGGAAATAAGCCTCCAAGGATATTTGAGACAAGATTTGGTCTTTTAAATAGCATAGGCCTTGAGAATCCAGGGATAGATGTATTTTTAAAGGAGACCCTTCCAAGGCTTAAAAGATATAACATCCCCATTATTGCAAATATTGCAGGAGAATCTATAGAGGAGTATGAGGAGCTTGCTAAAATCCTTAACAAGGAGGTTTCTGGGCTTGAGGTAAATATATCCTGTCCAAATGTAGCTAAGGGGGGGATTGAGTTTGGACAAGAGCCAGATGTTGTGTTCTCTTTGGTTTCAAAAATAAGAAAAGCAACAAATCTTACAATAATTGTAAAGCTTACGCCGAATGTCTCTTTTATAAAACCTATTGCAAAGGCTTGCGAAGATAGTGGTGCTGATGCTATTTCCCTTATCAATACAATAAAAGGCTTGGCGATAGATGTTGAAAAACAAAAGCCTGTGATATTTGGAGGTCTTTCTGGCCCTTGCATAAAGCCTGTTGCCTTAAGGATGGTCTGGGAGGCTTATAATTCTGTTTCAATTCCTATAATTGGCATTGGTGGGATAAGTAATACAGGGGATGCTATTGAGTTCTTCCTGGCAGGTGCATCCTGCATCCAGATTGGAACAGCAAATTTTATTGACCCCTTGTCTTGTATAAAAATAATAGATGGGATAAGGGATTATATGATAGAGAAAAAAATTCCCAATATGGATTTCTTTAAAAAAAGAAGGGATGAATTTTAA